The Primulina eburnea isolate SZY01 chromosome 12, ASM2296580v1, whole genome shotgun sequence genome includes the window tattattccagttattaaaactttagcaaCGAAATTTGAGTGATTGTTTTATAACTaataacatttaataaaactaaatacacaagttcaagaatttaatgatgagatatgaatgctagatcaattgattaaatttcaatgataaatgaatttgttgggaattccggttcacctaccccttattaatttGTTAATTCGTTCAATTGTGTTTaaatgcttccgacaggatctcctattcaattgaacacactctctcgagctatgccaaactaattctacccaatgaagtaattaaatgtctttaattatttatcaagagtgaatcgcatttcgatttatgaaatcccctaattttcgacccttaggactatgattatcggcacgtatccaacttcatatatctatgtaaattgtagatccacagattatactactcgttcctatcactagttattctctcgaactcaatCGTGATAttgaaaacgtcgttaaagttagctacgctctaaccacacaataaaacaatagtataaccaagaacaaatcacaaattgaaatataaattaactaaatcaaagtttggggtaggatccccttaaatcccaacaaatataaaagtttagctactaaagttcatgattgaaaatcaacaaaacaacgttgaaatgataaaaactaaataagaaatactagatttggcgaaaaacgcgaagaacgacgcccggaaaacttcaaattttcaatccaagcgcaaagtgCTCTCCAAGGCTTGTGCTCTTCCTCAATAATGTCTGGTAAAACCCTCCAAAAGTCATCCACCCCCTTCCATATCAGCCATACCTCCGAAATAAGGAAAAAAATCGGATAAAAAATCTTGCCAAaattaggtggcgctcgggcggtagagaaTTACCGCTCGAGTGCCACACTCTCTGTAGAAGACTTGGGGAATGCggattctggcgctcgggcggtagaaaagtaccgctcgagcgccaaactTCTGTATCTTGGATCCatgttcgcgctcgagcggtagaaaacaaccgctcgagcgccgacctctCGGGATTTCTCCTTGGCCTTTcacctctcgcgctcgggcggtataaaagtaccgctcgagcgccaaactTCTGCTCAATATTTGCTTCAGTTCGCACTTTGCTCCATATTCGACTTCCCggtcatttttcctgcaaatttttCACATACGAGTGAGACATGATCGAATGCAGATGTTTATTCTATAATGAACAAAATGTGAATGAAATAAACGCACgtacaatgcaaacacacacacacattaatgcaataaaacacgtaaaaacaacACCTATCAACCCACTCATGGGGTATCACCAGTTTCTCCCTCTTAAGTCGAACTGAATTGCAGGTTCGAAGTTCTATTATTTGCACTGACATTGGCTTACAATATGTGAGCCATGCATTCTACCCCTGCTTCCCATATCCTTGAACACACCATCCATCAATAACCCTTCATTTTTTGAACAATCAGATTTTCTTTGGGCCCCCTATAAATACATATACACTCTTCACTTTATTATCATCTCCCAACACATTATCTCCTCCTCCCTTCACTCACTAGCTCTCCCCTTTCGCTTCACCCCCTAACTCGCTCGTCCTCGTCCTCGCCCTCGCCCATGCCTTCGCCAACACCCACTCCCATGCCTATGCTCATACCCGCGCCCCCGCCTCACTCTAACTACCTGCCCAACACCTGTTCGTCGAATCACCTCATCTAGCCAACATCGCCTCTCACCCTCGCCCATAGCCTCGCCTGCAGGCTCCTCTCGCCGCCATCTCACCTCATCTAACTACCCTCTCGCCTTACCCCTTACCCACACCTAGCACCCTCGCCCATCTCCTTCGCCCGCACCCTCGCCTCGCCCACTATGGTATGATCACCTATTATCCCACATCTCTCTCACTAGTGAGTTAGACCTTAGGATTTTATGGCACATTCTCTCTTCCCACAAAATCATCATTCCCACCTCCCAAGACTGACCCTATCTAGCTCCCAAGGGTGGTTGTTATACATTTTTCCAACATCAGTTAGAAGCAGAACTCCACTTTCCTCTATCTGAGTTCCTCAAGTGCAGAGCATTTATTACTTGTGCACCTAGGTCAACTCACCACAATTCATTCTGTTCGATATGTAGCTTCTTGGTATTATTATGGGCTCTAGGCCTTCCTCTATATTGCAcaactttttcttattttttgttCTTAGCCAAATCGAAGGAAGGATCTTTCTACGTAATCTCGTGATCCAGCCGCAAACTTTTTGATGGGGCTCCTAGTCACGTAAAATATTGGGAAAAATACTTCTTCATCCAACCTCCCAAAGAGTGGACTTGTACCATGGAGTGGTATCGTCCCATTGTTATTTATCTCATTATGTTTTACATGTTGATTGAGGTatcgatattgagattgaatatgATTTCTAGATTTTccatggtgtattgagaatgaatatgtgtaaatagtgatagtaagatgtgtaggtagaagtagtgtaatgaagttggtaggaaatgagatgaaaatatGGTAGTTCTTACCAGTTTTATCATAATCATTTGATGTGTGATGTCATacccattagaaagctaagatataatgctacaactttcatgttttgggttttgtccaaatcattgtgaaagacaagccaaaagttccccgaagtgtgtcgtgtataccgtcattccctcactgacacatgttaggcGAATAAGCATAACTTTTTACGCAGACCTCCAAACGACATGAAACTAGTCGGAGAtccaagccaagacatagagctacaacgtTTTTGTTTACCACGTTCTcaaattatgaagggaagagcTGTTTCTAGAGCAATCTTTGATGAAGCAGTGCGTAGaggcagaacatgtggcgcccgagcggtagaaaatgaccgcccgagcgccggtacaCTACAAGCCTATCATTTTTACAGAGTATTccacgctcgggcggtagaaaatgaccgcccgagcgccgctttGCATAAGAAAAGATAAGTATCGACTTTTCCAAGCAATTTTCACCATTTCTCAATCCTTAAATAGAAAAACTCGAGAGAAAACCTAGGAATCTTTCtccaaatgctttctttttcattcCTTTCATCATTTTGAAGTGAGAACTTAGTTCTCCATCTCAAGAACTTCCTAAAGGTGTAGGTTTTCTTCTTTTTAGTTGTTCTACATGTAAAAGAGTAGCTTTCACCTACTAGAGACATAGTGACTGAACTATTGGTTTATTGACAGCATAGGAGTAATAAACATCatctcaaaccagtgttcttgCGCTTGGACTATAatttggcatgttcttgaagtaatacgtgagtaatattatgatttcaaatgccttccattgattattgctatatgtacattgttagtatgctTATTGataaaaacatagcaccatattccattgttatgtattaaatatgaaaggaactcatgaatattgtaGATAGGTGCTATGTAatgaacatgaaaggaaaatggctgattttacatgatatagagcttgttgacatcacgGGTGATTTTAAGTCTACCAaacctattggccaatatatgttcatggggcatGGGGTTGCCAAATGTTGCTCCTTGACATCCAACACAGTAGtatctatataataaagcaagcacagtagtaTAGGTCAagtaatgaggctcaagtacaaaaattaacatgaatatatgctatgatacgacatggtttaaagattcattgttgttcacgacttgatatgtatgttccttctatgcatattgatacgtataagtgccaacttattgagtttataaactcacgtagctcatgtattacaggatcaggtaatgAAGATacataggatgccggttcgccaatggatgcttgtgacgtgcctcaGCTCAACAAGAACCGgtacttcttattgtatagcttccgcatatgtattataatgaaattaatgtcagggtttgaaacaagttttacaatgtGTATGTCTATGGGTATAATGATACGGAATATGTTTGTATAGAAGGAAATGATTATATGTACATATTGTTATTGTTGCTTGAGGGTTAATGTATTACATATAGTTATTATTCTTGAGTGTTGGTGTATtgaaatatagggacatcatgccaaaatttttacgaAACTGTCAAATTAATGTCCTTGTTTGAATTACTTCATAATATAGATATAACATTCAAATCCTATTTTGATTATAGTAATCAtgtcaagtatagagtaaggttGTGGCATTTTAGAGTGGTATCAAAGCCTACCCGTCCCAAAGTTTCAAGAATGATAAAAACATACCTACACATAGTAGTATTGTACTAGGGGACCGATACTTTAATATTCCCAAACTTTTATCTAAGGATCTCCTATACTATTCTGGGCTAAGTCCTGCAAAAATTAAACTGAAAAAGAAAGGTTGTAGATATTCTAATTTTTTTACACTAACTCGTTTCATTTTCATTTATTATGCTCTTTGATAACATTCTCGTCtgaattattgtttttattcGCAGATACTAGAGCCATGAAAGCTATATTTCTCCGCAAGCTTGAGAAAAATGAGAAGGCTGTGGGTTCATCATCGACACTGATGAACCCAAGAATCAAGTTACTCCATCCGTCACAATAAACACGAAGGGAAATTTCGCCACTGCTGAAAAGAAACTTGCTGGCTCTCCTACCGCCTCTAAGAAAAAGTCAAGCTCATCCTCCTCAACCCAGAGGCGAGTTTCCTCTACGAATCCCCCAAGAAATTCTGATTCATCCCCGTCTCCTCAGGCCAAGTCCTCTCCCCACTATGGAAAGAAGAAAACTCTCATCGGTCCAAGCCCATTAGTCCAACAGAAAGGTAAATGGAAACTTTTCGTGACCTCACATCGGCCTCTTCTCCAGAGGTGTCAAGATCAGATGATGAACATCCTTCTGGGCCAGAGATACACCCCTTGTATACCCCAGAATCAGTTATAGTTGGACGAGGTCCTACCAACATAGCCCAAAAGCTGTTATTTCAGCTCCCTTCCCACACAGATGCGAAGTTTTTGAATTCATTTGGGGGGTGGTTTGACCTTGCCAGCCAGACATGCAGCAGTCTCACTGAGGTATGTTTCTCCCTTAGATTGGTAGGCTCCTGAGGGGCATCTTGACCCGCCACTCTCTTCTCGGCTCTCTTTTCCTATGGTTTATCCATGGAGGGTCCCGGCTTCTCCTAAGGAACGGGCGAGACCTTGGGCGACTCCCGGATGAAGCTCAATCTCGCTTATCAAGTGGACGCAATCTAGCTTCATTATCAACCCTCTACGATTTTTCCCACCTCCCTCCTGTTTCCCCCACCTCCATCACTTGATCTCAATTCCTAAAGGAATATAGGATGAGAATTGTTCTTTACCTCTAGTCTTATCCTCTTCTCCCTCACCCACCTCTCTTCCTACGCCTATCTCCATCTCCTCAACCCTACTTCCTCCAGGTCGCttgtggagacccggacgctaatcatcttcttaatcgtcattgggactaattaatcaattagaataaacagggtctaaattttattttattttttaaaatgcggaaggtaatggaattaaactcctatacatatcagtataaaagtataaatctaatACAACATACActcatttacatctcaggtttaacaactaactatcaagtgtttaaaccctatctttAGTCCAAttcgtagtctccactctaatctcgatctttcttcacctctatGACCATGAACTTGTCCCacttgttgccatgcacacatacagaaaagacaacagcctgataactccggtgagatataaatatcccagtataaacaatgtatacatgcaatcatataaaacatatataaaagcataaacaatcatgaaaacatgtatccaatctgactacatgaatcgatacaaatctgtacctaaatctaggactcacttctaatctagggatcccgatctaatttagactttggtatgttgtatcgaatgtctacaatagacgtcgatatacatctaagctcatcgatacaccgtaagtctagagtctcagcggttctgacaaagactcggcgatTCTGCCCtaactaggctgatctgccctatactcaaactctggctctgctatcattcaatagacgaaacatatcaatctgataatctgcaaatatcaatgcaataaaataaagtatgtgattttgggaaactcaagtcaaacttaactcgagttgtgcaatcccgaatcaacatttatttatacctttcgtgttgtcgctctgatacaatcaaagtcttgattaaaattctgtcactgttcaatctgacaatgaaaatatcaatatattgtatcaatattctaatcaaatcacgacatctttgttttatcaaattctgacaataCAATAGTACAATCCTGCGATACCGGTGATACCAAACCAGTATCTACTAATttcaataatttacaatcaaccaccgtacaaatctgacatcgtAGTTCTCTGTTTGTTTTTTTAACTTGGCATGGGCGACGCGAGAACCTTGTTGGTTTTGCTACCATGTGAGAATTAGACAAGGTTAAAGAGGAGCTAACTCTTTAGCACGCACGCCACGTGTTTGACAAAATGattcaatgaatgtttttatggcaTACTATGGTTAAGAAACGATATGGATTCCTTCTTTACACAATTGTTGGGATTttagttttcttgaatatcCAATTTGCGGATCTTGATTCGAAgcagtattgaattaattatgaattttgaacAGAAACTACTTTGTTTTGATAGATGATCAaagttcttgagttatagtagaATTCAGAGGTCCAAGGCTTCTCACCTacacatttcgatcttcttttggtaatatttgaaaggtatgttacggttGGTAACATAtgaggtaaaagtatcatttttattttaaattgaaaattttatgtctcgatgaattacttgtgatttgatgatgattgtggcCTTGAGATGAGTTTATGATTATATCgaaatgatgatattgatttgcatcattacattgcatattgagccacttgtcgattcagatttgatatggcggaggtagccttgatttattgatttgttggaGGTATGAGGatatagttgagttggcatagtgtatgcggatgtcgctgctatggcctgaacactctctataggcgcaccatagtccTGGAATTGTAGAACACAGCAACCGACCTCGAGCGGAGGAGTAGGTGGATATTGCTGGGAGATTCTCTAtccttgggtaccctatgaccaaatgattcacttgatcttgagatttattgatagcccacagcttctgatcacgcattgcattatattgcatctttatgaatttatatgaaatatttgtaaattttaattctcatatgttattgattgtatcatactgggtttatacaCACCGGCATGTCTggtacctcttgttttcatgtgcttgacggtaggtgaggcgaggcttgggatgccagagtccaactccaggcgaggagatacgagttagagtgggattctcgggtcttaggagctatTTGATGATGTTTGGATTACTTTAGCCACTAGTTTATTTTGGCATGTTGAAACTTATATTCAAACATTTGAGacctttaaattattttgacgatgtttatgtcagtttgtgaacaacaaaatatatattttactaAATCGTTTGGTTTGTTACATTTATAATTAATAGTATTAATGTCGGACCCGGGGCCCTAcattaggtggtatcagagtgtAAGATATTTGGGAACAGGGTATATCAAGGCAGTTTGAATCGCTTGATCATGTAATATATTTGCTAGTATTTTCATTGTGCCATAATGTGAAATACATGATTATAATTTAGATATTATACTGTTGtgctttattcgagatttattgAGTCTCGAGAACCAGAGATGATTGATACAAGATTGAAATTATTATGATACTATGATTTTATCTGTGTTTGATCTATTTTATATCAGACATGGCTACTCGAGGTAGAGGTTGTGGTAGACCTTGACAGAACATACCAGTGGCACAAGATTAAGGTAGTGCTACTCATACTCAGATGGATATAACtccgactccgatggagatatTGTTAGCCAGATTTCAGTCTTTGCACCCACCGATGTTGAAGGGTACAGATAATGCATTAGAGTGTGAGAACTGGTTGGAGAATATGGATCAGTTATTTGAATCTCTTGAGTATTCAGATGATCGTAGAATCAAATTAGTTGTTCATCAGTTATTAGATGTTGCTAAAAGTTGGTGGATCATAACAAAGAAAGCTTTAGAGGATCGAGGTACGATTGTTACCTGGGATATATTTAAATCTgaattctatcagcgtttctttatTACCTCTTACAGGAAAGATAGGGGAGCGAGGTTTGCAAATTTAAAGCAGGAAAATCTGAATATTGAGGACTATGTTGCGAAGTTCTCGAATTTACTGAGATTTGCCTCTCATGTAGCATCCGATGAAGAAACTAAGGCCGATCATTTCATAAATGGTCTTAATCCTGATATATTTACCCTGGTTAATACTGGAAGGCCTAACACTTTTGCTGAGGCTCTTGatcgagccaagggagctgaaacTGGAATCATTAGGCAAAGAGGTTCTCAATATTCGCAAAGACCCCAACAGGCACAGTTCCGACAGCAGTTCAGACAGTGTACTACTGGCGGTAACAGTGGCAACATAAGAGAGCAGTTCAAGGCTAGAGGCAAACAATTTAACAGGCATGGAAGTAATTTttcgagttctagtggatcgagacagtctggttcagttcagagcACTGGTTATTCAGGCCCGAATTGTGGTCAGTGCGCTGGTAGACATTATACCGATCAGTGTAGAGGAGTTTCGGGAGCTTGCCATTTGTGTACCCAGGTGGGACActatgctcgagtgtgtcctaaTCGTGGCAGTGATATATCGCAGAGTGGGGGATTATCGAGACAGACACCTCATCAGAATCGCCAGACTCCTACAGTTCATTCCTATCAGCAGTCAAACCGGTCAGATCAGAATAAACAGAGTGGTAGCCACAGGGTAGGACAGCCACCTAGACAGCAGGTCCGAGTTTATTACATTCACTGAGGATGGGGCACATAATGCTCCAGATAATTttattgcaggtaattgttttctttcaagttatcctgcttatgttttgataaatactggtgcatcacatactttcatagcTGAGCACTTTGTCTCGTTGCATTCATTGCATTCTATGCCATTATCATCTACATTATCTATTTCTACTCCAATGTGCAAAGTGATGAGGTCAGCAGAAATGATAAATGGTTGTGAATTTCGTTATGAGGATAATGTCATTGAGATGGATTGCATTGTGTTGGAgatatctgattttgactgcatagttggtattgacatgttgacaagatacagggctactgtagattgttttcagAAGATTGTTAAGTTTAGGCCCGATATGACAGATCACTGGACATTCTATGGTAAAGGTTCTCGAGCTaagattcctttgatatctgttttGTCCATGACTCGTTTGTTCTAGAAAGGAGTCGAATGTTTCTTGGTTTatgcaattgatatttcaagGTGAGTACCTAAATTGGCAGATATTCCAattgttagtgaattttcagatgtatttacagatgagattccaggatttCCTCCAGTCCGAGAGATTGATTTCAACATTGAGTTGATACCAGGTACACAacctatttctagagctccttataggatggcgccAATTGAACTAAAGGAACTAAAGGAACAACTTGAGGATCTATTGGCTAAATGATATATAAGaccaagtgtttcaccttggggtgctccggttttatttgtgaagaataaAGACGGGTCTATGAGGCTTTGTGTCGATTATCGACAGTTGAATAAAACCacagtaaagaataagtatcctttgccaaggattgatgatctctttgaccagttgcagggttcttcagtatattctaagattgatttaagatctggatatcatcagttaaGAGTTAGAGAGGCGGATGTgcctaagactgcttttcgtaccTGGTATGGGCGttttgaatttttggttatgccttttgggttgaccaagtatttatggatttgatgaaccgtgtgtttcaaCGGTATATAGATCAATTTTTTGtgattttcattgatgatattcttatttattcaAAATCCGAAATTGAGCATGCCGAGCACTTGAGAGCTGTTTTGCAGATTTTGAGAACTGaaaagttgtatgctaaattatccaaatgcgagttttggttggatagaGTGATTTTCCTTGGACATGTTATTTCAAGTtctggtatatcagttgatccgagtaaagttgaggcagtcatcaattggtctagaccgacatcagttcctgaggtacgtagttttatgggtttggcaggctattatcgcagatttattgaaggattctCACAGATTGCGAGGCCAATTACCCagctgacacaaaagaatgcaccatttattTGGTCGCAAGCATGTGAGTCTAGTTTTGTTGAACTTAAGCAGAgattgactagtgctccagttctAACTATCCCATCAGGTGTAGAAGGATTTACAGTGCACACTGATGCTTCACATCAAGGACTGGGTTGTGTATTAATGCATCATGGACGTGTTGTTGCATATGCTTcacgacagttgaagccacatgagtctAGATACCCAGTGCATAACTTGGAACTAGCAGCAGTGGTTTTTTCCTTAAAAATTTGGCGTCACTACTTGTATGgggagaaatttgagatattcactgatcataagagtttgaaatatctcttttcacaaCCGGatctgaacatgagacagagacgttGGTTAGActtgttgaaagactatgattgtgaaataaaatattatccatgaaagtcaaacgcagcagctgatgctttgagcagaaaagtatgTAATATGTCTTTGATCACTAGCAATGTTTCTGATCTAGTATAAGAATGTTGTCTTTCTAGGTTCGATTTTGTGGTAGATACGGAACCTGTAAGAGTATTTATGATTCAAGCAGAGCTAGAGTTGTTTATAAAAATGAAAGAGTCCCAAAGTTTAGATCAAAACATtcaaaaatcagttgaactcgtCAAATCAGGACAACAATCATAATTTCAGGTCAATAATGATGGTATTTTGTTTGTGAATGATTGTATTGTAGTTCCTAATATTTCAGAGTCGAGGAGGCAGATTTTGCGTGATGCTCATTGCAGTAAATTCAGTGTACACACTGGAAgtaaaaagatgtacaatgatttgaagaaaaaatttTGGTGGAAAAGAATGAAATCTACCATAGTAGAATTTGTATCCCGTTGTTTGAATTGTCAACAAGTGAAAGCAGAACGGAAACGACCAGGAGGTCTTTTGCATAGCCTTAAatttccagaatggaagtgggaccatatcaccatggactttgtcacGAAATTGCCGAGGTCGTCGAGGGGTtgcgatgcaatttgggttatcgttgacagattaaccaagtcTTCATGTTTCATTCCTTATCAGATGACATAtaggcatgatcagatggctaGATTGTATATCAGAGAAGTTTtaagattgcatggtgtgcctaaCTCCATTGTATCAGCtcgtgatcccagattttcttctcatttttggcagagtttacaaGAGGCCCTTGGTATTCATTTGCATTTgagtacagcatatcatcctcaaacacacggacagtcagaacgtactattcagacattagaggctatgctgagagctgtagttatggattttggcattggttggcaggATTCGTTACCACTTGTCGAGTTTTCTTATAACAACAATTATCAAGTGAGTATTGGAATGTCACCATTTGAAGCActatatggcaggaagtgtagatctcctctgtattgggatgatttATCTAAAGCACCAATTGTATGACCTGATATGATAAGAGATATGATAGAGAatgtgaaattgattcagagtcGTATGAGAGCTGCTCATGATAGACAGGCTAAGTATGCGAACATCAGGAGACGGCCGTTGATTTttgagaaaggtgacagagtttttctgaaaatatctCCTTTCCGTGGTACAGTTAGATTTGGAAAGAAGGGTAAATTATCACCGAGATTCATAGGTCTGTATGGTATTTTGGAACGTGTTGGTAATTTGGCTTATAGATTAGCTCTTCCTCCTGCATTATCAGGtgttcatgatgtttttcatgtgtccatgttgaggaaatatcatCCAGATCCTTCTTATGTACTTCCACCCGATGAAGTTGAGTTAGATCAGAATTTGAGCTACATTGAGGGACCGATTCAAATTCTATATAGAAAAGATAAGCAACTCAGAAATAAATTGATACCGTTGATTAAAGTACAGTGG containing:
- the LOC140806759 gene encoding uncharacterized protein → MIENVKLIQSRMRAAHDRQAKYANIRRRPLIFEKGDRVFLKISPFRGTVRFGKKGKLSPRFIGLYGILERVGNLAYRLALPPALSGVHDVFHVSMLRKYHPDPSYVLPPDEVELDQNLSYIEGPIQILYRKDKQLRNKLIPLIKVQWNRHGVKEATWELEEK